A genomic stretch from Telopea speciosissima isolate NSW1024214 ecotype Mountain lineage chromosome 7, Tspe_v1, whole genome shotgun sequence includes:
- the LOC122666916 gene encoding cytokinin dehydrogenase 7 translates to MIAFLERFVSENETDTNPEDEESTNLSLCLSLELQGNLDFTCTATAGKDFGGLYSTTPLAVIRPAGPEDVVRVVKVASLSSNLTVAARGNGHSINGQAMSDRGLVIDMRAMDDLIHVVSFTVDGSAYVDVGGGVLWEDVLRYCVLSFGLAPRSWTDYLGLTVGGTLSNAGISGQAFRYGPQTSNVTELEVVTGKGETMVCSHTQNSELFFGVLGGLGQFGIITRARVLLQKAPDMVRWIRVVYAEFEEFTRDAEWLVSQEGRGESFDYVEGFAFVNSDDPVNGWPLVPLHPGQPFDPTRIPTTAGPVLYCLELALHHSSHDQSTTLDKVVGQMIRQLRYCGNLRFEVSVGFMEFLLRVKQAEQAAKASGIWDAPHPWLNLFVSKRDIVDFDRAVFKNILRHGIGGPMLVYPLRRSKWDSRTSEVLPEGRGEEIFYLIALLRFNPRCGGALTVEEQVGQNEVIVKWCRDKGLDYKQYLPHYRTQEQWKRHFGKKWTRFVERKARFDPLALLSPGQSIFSRTTRSLG, encoded by the exons ATGATAGCCTTCCTTGAGCGATTCGTCTCTGAGAATGAAACCGATACAAacccagaagatgaagaatcaACTAATTTAAGCTTATGTCTGAGCCTTGAGCTTCAAGGCAATCTTGATTTCACTTGTACCGCCACCGCCGGCAAGGATTTCGGTGGTCTTTACTCGACCACACCACTTGCAGTCATAAGGCCGGCTGGACCAGAAGATGTGGTTCGAGTGGTTAAGgttgcttctctttcttccaatCTGACGGTAGCTGCTAGGGGTAATGGTCACTCCATTAATGGCCAAGCCATGTCTGACAGAGGTCTCGTGATAGACATGAGAGCTATGGATGATCTAATTCATGTGGTGAGCTTCACTGTTGATGGCTCTGCTTACGTGGACGTCGGTGGAGGGGTATTATGGGAAGATGTACTCAGATACTGTGTGCTTAGTTTCGGTCTTGCTCCTCGTTCCTGGACCGATTATCTCGGCTTAACCGTCGGTGGAACCTTGTCTAACGCCGGCATAAGTGGTCAAGCTTTCCGTTATGGTCCACAAACGTCGAACGTGACTGAGTTAGAGGTGGTGACCGGTAAGGGAGAAACGATGGTTTGCTCACATACCCAGAACTCAGAACTGTTCTTTGGGGTTCTTGGTGGTTTGGGTCAGTTCGGGATTATCACCAGGGCTAGGGTTTTGTTGCAGAAAGCTCCAGATatg GTTAGGTGGATAAGAGTAGTGTACGCCGAGTTTGAGGAGTTCACGAGAGATGCTGAGTGGTTGGTGAGTCAGGAAGGGAGAGGGGAATCGTTCGATTACGTGGAAGGGTTCGCTTTCGTCAACAGTGATGACCCAGTCAACGGATGGCCGTTGGTTCCATTACATCCTGGCCAACCATTTGACCCGACCCGGATACCGACAACCGCTGGGCCCGTACTCTACTGCCTTGAATTAGCCTTGCACCACAGTAGCCATGACCAGTCCACTACTCTTGATAAG GTGGTTGGACAGATGATACGACAGTTGCGTTACTGTGGGAATCTGAGGTTCGAGGTGAGCGTTGGTTTCATGGAGTTTCTACTGCGTGTGAAGCAGGCGGAGCAAGCTGCCAAGGCTAGCGGCATCTGGGATGCTCCACACCCTTGGTTAAACCTCTTCGTCTCCAAACGAGACATCGTCGACTTTGATCGTGCGGTCTTCAAGAACATCCTCAGGCATGGCATTGGTGGGCCCATGCTCGTCTACCCTCTGCGTAGAAGCAA GTGGGATAGTAGGACATCAGAAGTATTGCCGGAAGGACGGGGAGAAGAAATATTCTATCTGATAGCACTGCTAAGGTTCAACCCTAGATGTGGAGGAGCATTGACGGTGGAAGAACAGGTAGGACAGAACGAGGTGATAGTGAAGTGGTGCAGAGACAAAGGCTTGGATTACAAGCAATACCTGCCTCATTACCGAACCCAAGAGCAATGGAAGCGACACTTTGGAAAGAAGTGGACCCGGTTCGTTGAGAGGAAGGCCCGTTTCGATCCTCTGGCCCTCCTATCTCCTGGCCAGTCCATTTTCTCCAGGACCACTCGATCACTAGGGTAG
- the LOC122669446 gene encoding transcription factor MYB3-like, whose amino-acid sequence LSHMGRNKRAMDGTKNKEAKRGAWAAEEDERLAQVVEIHGPKKWQSIAAKAGLNRCGKSCRLRWMNYLRPNIKRGNISDQEEDLILRLHKLLGNRWSLIAGRLPGRTDNEIKNYWNCHLSRKLGQKQKPKTISEAERSELQKAKVLEKELEDGSEEGTSSGGDGESDIGFNVDELLDFSTEDSLNMQWVTKFLEFDEDFCGFS is encoded by the exons ctctctcatatgggAAGGAACAAAAGGGCAATGGATGGAACCAAGAATAAGGAAGCCAAGAGAGGAGCATGGGCagctgaagaagatgagagactAGCTCAAGTTGTTGAAATCCATGGCCCAAAGAAGTGGCAATCTATTGCTGCTAAAGCAG GTCTCAATAGGTGTggaaagagttgcaggttgAGATGGATGAATTACTTAAGACCCAACATCAAGAGAGGCAATATCTCAGATCAAGAAGAGGATTTGATACTTAGGCTTCATAAACTCTTAGGGAACAG GTGGTCTTTGATTGCTGGACGGCTACCGGGTCGAACGGATAACGAGATTAAGAACTACTGGAACTGTCATCTGAGCAGAAAACTAGGACAGAAGCAGAAGCCCAAAACAATATCAGAAGCAGAGAGATCTGAGCTCCAGAAAGCAAAGGTTTTGGAGAAGGAACTTGAAGATGGAAGCGAAGAGGGCACCTCTAGTGGAGGTGATGGAGAATCAGACATTGGTTTTAATGTGGATGAATTGCTTGATTTCTCCACTGAGGATTCTCTCAATATGCAGTGGGTAACCAAATTCCTTGAATTCGATGAAGATTTTTGTGGATTTTCATGA